The genomic DNA GGCTGACTTTCCGTATTGGTCCGGGTAACGCCGGCATGTATTCCCTCCAGGGGAACCGGAGCATCCACCGGTGCGTCGGACCCTCCCAGGATTTTTCCCAGGGTGCGCTGTACCAAACCCAGGGCGTCGGTTTTTTCTAGCCGTTCCGTACCGAGTCTGCGCAGGTACATCTTGGCGGCGTTCACCATTTGGACGGCCTGTATGGCAGCCAGTATCCCCAGATCCCTGGTCCGTTCAAGGATATTGCCGGTGGTAACCCCGAAGTGTTCTATTCTATACCGGTGATCCTCCTGGGGAATTTCCGACAGAACCCTTTCATACACATTCAGGGTCTGGGAAATGGCCGCATCCCCAATAGCATGGGTTAAAACCTGCATTTTTTGCAGGGCCGCCTTTTTTACCATGGAATAAAAAGTATCATCCTGGTACATCAGGATACCCCGGTACCCCGGCCGGTCGCTATAATCTTCATACAGGGCGGCAGTCTGGGCGCCCAGGGACCCGTCGGCAAAAAGTTTCACCGCCCGTACCGTATAACGCCCATCGAAAAGGCCGATTTCCGGGCATTGTTCAAAGTAGGCAGTTGCGGCGGGATCAGCGTTTGGCTGGAAAAGATTATTCAGGGCGCCTGAAAAACGGAGTTTATACTCCCCGGAAGCGTAGAGTTCCTTGAGATCCCGGATCAACTCTATGGAGGTCCCCGCATCCTGTACGCCGGTAATGCCGTTCCGGATTAACTGGTCCTGGGCTTTTAACAGGGCCCGCTTCCGGTAATCCCGTTCTGTTATTTTCAATCCGACATACTGAATTATCCGGGCCGCCCCATCGGAGGCGCAGCCCTGCAAATGACCGTCGGGGGTGCGTATAAATTGCCCATCCGGGGGATCCGGGGTGTGGTCGGTGACCCCCGCCGCTTCAAAGGCCCGGGAATTGCACCAGCTGATATGTCCATCCATTCGGGGCAGCATCACCGGGTTATCCGGGGCAGCCGCATCCAGTTCCTCCCGGGTAGGAAAGGATGGATCCGCCCATTTATCATCGTTCCACCCCATGGCGCCCAGGATCCACTCCCCGGGTTTGGCATTTTTTGCCACTTCCCGGACCCTGTCCAATATTTCCGCCCGGGGAAGGTCCCGAATCCGGAGCTTCCCGAGCCCCTCCGCATATGCTTGCAGGTGCAGATGGCTGTCGATAAAGCCGGGAAGCGCCGTTTTGCCGGCCAAATCCTCGGTTTTTGTTTCTTTACCAATATAAGCGCGGGCCCCCTGATCGGTCCCCGCATATACAATACGCCCGTCCTTCCATGCCAGGGCGGATACCTTGGAAAAAGCGTTATCCACGGTATAAATAACACCGTTAAGCCATACTTGATCCGCCGGACCTTCTATAGCTGTCAAAATATACCTCCGTATCCTATAATTCATAGCACTTTTATAGGAATAATGATATAATAAAACCTTCCCTCGGCGGCTGTCAAGACTTTGTATTCTTGACACTTTTATTAAAATGCGATATTTTATTAATCATAACGAAATAGTATGATATAAAATAAAAATGGCTTCGTTTTAAGCCATCATTTATAAAGGAGCGTATCATGAAAAAGTATCTTACCTTGTTCA from Treponema primitia ZAS-1 includes the following:
- a CDS encoding amidohydrolase produces the protein MTAIEGPADQVWLNGVIYTVDNAFSKVSALAWKDGRIVYAGTDQGARAYIGKETKTEDLAGKTALPGFIDSHLHLQAYAEGLGKLRIRDLPRAEILDRVREVAKNAKPGEWILGAMGWNDDKWADPSFPTREELDAAAPDNPVMLPRMDGHISWCNSRAFEAAGVTDHTPDPPDGQFIRTPDGHLQGCASDGAARIIQYVGLKITERDYRKRALLKAQDQLIRNGITGVQDAGTSIELIRDLKELYASGEYKLRFSGALNNLFQPNADPAATAYFEQCPEIGLFDGRYTVRAVKLFADGSLGAQTAALYEDYSDRPGYRGILMYQDDTFYSMVKKAALQKMQVLTHAIGDAAISQTLNVYERVLSEIPQEDHRYRIEHFGVTTGNILERTRDLGILAAIQAVQMVNAAKMYLRRLGTERLEKTDALGLVQRTLGKILGGSDAPVDAPVPLEGIHAGVTRTNTESQPAGGFYPENALSRADAIRSYTIWGAYAQFAEKDRGSIEPGKRADLVLLDSDIMTVPGEDIHTIRILRTVINGETLFDET